Proteins from a genomic interval of Fusarium oxysporum Fo47 chromosome I, complete sequence:
- a CDS encoding fungal-specific transcription factor domain-containing protein, whose amino-acid sequence MGEGAQRREVSYRSACTECARRKQRCNREWPCSGCQKRKVADKCRFKDTNQPTADRVALDRQRKNRTNNKTGPDSGDELDIEGTRSDDIDTLGYAPSNLIFDLTSEQETARSASQEFVKDFRSFPQLERALRVIPARPFTDTLVQNFLSNVNYHYYIVYPPSFIEQYQLWWTARTENRPLSVQWTCLLLTICACASQYTDVELQRNLEVGLGDPIQRISERFHEASRELGSAISLGHGHIINVQQLLHSCYWFKAEARFVECWHVLNAAIREAQELSIHQEGKAGPISEFDLEVRRRIWCILDTWDWQISTLLGRPMIIDRADCDASLPSLGLEGCQYSPLLHMKMQCSVIRQLSRRFGSPKNVMTHADVQEYQSIIETWIATFPPPFNVQHPDRSSDASCPWMVLHRHILHTVAFSMLLQPIRGFLTRPFAIRSLEAELQIRSDGINYCLELMASLRRFFKYVYPRDAKFHFVLFCIFDISTVLCSAVLHDEHHTLPRRDDVYKAIDEAHAMLQELRMVTKSAKASYGILTRIVQRLPRPTTTHNMASKSPVPSRPQAPPEAAASPQTLSPGSVSHSQNSPPAATFSPSPVIIPTPGAVSPVYTLGGVPVVGGDFAPPIAYAATAPCSDWQPQLYMQNPTGFVPTDLPPEGPVFANISDEELGELANLWNYQSLDFSFMST is encoded by the exons ATGGGAGAGGGGGCTCAGCGAAGAGAAGTCAGCTATCGATCTGCATGCACAGAATGTGCACGCCGCAAGCAAAGG TGCAACCGTGAGTGGCCATGCAGCGGATGTCAGAAACGCAAGGTGGCCGACAAATGTCGTTTCAAGGACACCAACCAGCCAACTGCAGACAGGGTTGCCTTGGATAGGCAGAGAAAGAATCGTACCAACAACAAAACCGGCCCGGACTCAGGAGACGAACTCGACATTGAAGGCACAAGAAGTGATGATATTGACACTTTGGGTTATGCGCCTTCCAATCTTATTTTTGATCTGACGTCGGAACAAGAG ACCGCCAGGAGTGCATCACAAGAATTCGTGAAGGATTTTAGAAGTTTTCCACAGCTTGAAAGAGCTCTAAGAGTCATTCCCGCCAGGCCTTTTACCG ACACACTTGTCCAGAACTTCCTCAGCAATGTCAACTACCACTACTACATCGTCTATCCGCCATCTTTCATAGAGCAATATCAACTGTGGTGGACAGCACGAACCGAGAACCGCCCTCTTAGCGTCCAATGGACTTGCCTTCTCCTAACAATTTGCGCATGTGCCTCGCAGTATACCGATGTCGAATTGCAGCGGAATCTTGAGGTTGGCCTTGGTGATCCGATCCAGCGTATAAGTGAGCGGTTtcatgaagcttctcgagagcTGGGAAGCGCTATATCCCTTGGTCATGGCCACATTATCAATGTCCAGCAACTCCTGCATTCTTGTTACTGGTTCAAGGCCGAAGCCCGTTTTGTCGAATGTTGGCATGTTTTGAACGCTGCTATTCGAGAGGCCCAAGAACTAT CCATCCATCAAGAAGGCAAGGCAGGCCCCATCTCAGAATTTGACTTGGAAGTAAGACGGAGAATCTGGTGCATTCTGGACACTTGGGACTG GCAAATTTCGACACTGTTGGGTAGGCCTATGATTATCGACCGAGCCGACTGCGATGCCAGTCTTCCAAGTCTCGGCTTGGAAGGATGCCAATACTCGCCTCTATTACACATGAAGATGCAATGCAGCGTAATACGACAACTTTCTAGAAGATTCGGCTCGCCGAAAAACGTTATGACCCATGCAGATGTTCAGGAATACCAGAGCATCATTGAGACATGGATCGCAACCTTTCCACCGCCCTTCAACGTCCAGCATCCGGACAGGTCTTCAGACGCTTCGTGTCCCTGGATGGTCCTTCACAGACATATACTGCATACTGTGGCATTTTCAATGCTTCTACAGCCTATCCGTGGTTTCCTTACAAGACCCTTTGCTATACGATCCTTAGAGGCAGAGCTGCAAATACGCAGCGACGGCATCAACTATTGTCTAGAGCTGATGGCGTCTTTGCGTAGATTTTTCAAATATGTCTACCCCCGAGATGCGAAGTTCCATTTTGTTCTCTTTTGTATTTTCGACATCTCGACAGTCTTATGCTCAGCAGTTCTTCATGATGAGCATCATACACTTCCTCGACGAGACGATGTTTACAAAGCCATCGATGAGGCGCATGCCATGTTGCAGGAGCTTAGGATGGTGACTAAATCAGCCAAGGCATCATACGGGATCCTCACTCGAATCGTTCAGCGTCTCCCACGGCCAACAACAACGCATAACATGGCTAGCAAAAGCCCTGTGCCCTCGAGACCCCAAGCTCCCCCAGAAGCTGCTGCATCGCCACAAACACTATCGCCAGGCAGCGTATCACATTCCCAAAATTCCCCTCCGGCGGCAACTTTTTCACCTTCTCCTGTTATTATCCCTACACCAGGGGCAGTGTCTCCAGTATACACCTTGGGAGGTGTTCCTGTTGTGGGTGGTGACTTTGCGCCTCCCATTGCATACGCTGCTACTGCACCATGTTCTGACTGGCAGCCACAATTGTACATGCAGAACCCAACAGGTTTCGTGCCCACCGACCTGCCCCCTGAGGGCCCTGTGTTCGCGAACATCTCGGACGAAGAGCTGGGAGAATTGGCCAATTTATGGAATTACCAGTCTCTTGACTTCAGTTTCATGAGCACATAG
- a CDS encoding DNA-directed RNA polymerase I subunit RPA34.5-domain-containing protein gives MAPKEPYKVHSLNKHIENTKKGLSAEAQFNRRPGNRAATIKKESSDPNNIFANNDGDDDDESGSGSDSDSSSDGPADFISKLTSTTKPASATPRRRSKDDEIADSDAERNASKKSTSVKKTAPAKSKPQSSSDSSSEDESGDEKTRAKTNGTSPTKASESTSSSSESGSDSDSDEEDKKAPKPSTKKQDDSASISDSSSEDESEDEADAKAKPALNGKAAPTPDSSSEDSDSESEDEEQDAKPAAKSAAKPVAPEPGSSSSEEEDSDDEMVDESMHIEDREGQLALPNFIAPDFVLRKGDDGTNGRDVAEICNKANLEGKQFWYFTVPSNVPISVVQNLEIPMNQSQSTDKLFSHNGEDYGVSFESIAPKGNIQIMIPSDRPQYQPATKQIDQVMQVKKITQLGSTNSVAPVPKPAPRAQPTGLKARYQPIGVNEPMGSIGDDEDVEMGDAPVLSAKAAKKEKKRKSKETSEKKQKKGQSIPEPPSSRTTEAPTPDTRKNKRKLAASEDDAVAVAEQLQEETKLAASKSKKQKTNRAGSPDLGSEPASAAAKKYTPVLPPAIPTAGTPTPKSASTPVTSSKKQKKDKEASVPAPRQSVVPIPSIPHSSPPRSSPARAPASQLPASPSQGKEKRAKKRKDKDGKKTPSGKKETPVVPPVPLSSSE, from the exons ATGGCGCCTAAGGAACCCTACAAAGTGCACTCCCTCAATAAGCACATAGAGAACACAAAGAAGGGCCTATCGGCTGAAGCGCAGTTCAACCGCCGCCCCGGCAACCGTGCTGCAACTATCAAGAAAGAGTCGAGCGACCCAAACAATATTTTCGCCAACAACGATggggatgacgatgatgagtCAGGAAGCGGAAGCGACAGCGATAGTAGCAGCGATGGCCCGGCCGATTTTATCTCTAAACTCACCAGTACCACCAAACCTGCTTCTGCCACTCCACGCCGTCGTAGCAAAGATGATGAAATCGCCGATAGCGATGCCGAGCGCAATGCGTCCAAAAAGAGCACTTCTGTGAAAAAGACTGCTCCTGCCAAGTCTAAGCCTCAATCTTCTAGCGATTCAAGCAGCGAAGACGAGTCTGGCGACGAAAAGACCAGAGCAAAGACTAACGGCACAAGTCCTACAAAGGCGTCTGAGAGCACCTCGAGCTCTTCGGAGTCAGGGAGCGACAGTGATAgcgatgaggaagacaagaaggCACCCAAACCATCCACCAAAAAGCAAGACGATTCTGCCTCCATCAGCGACTCTTCCAGTGAGGACGAAAGCGAGGATGAAGCCGATGCCAAGGCTAAGCCTGCTCTGAATGGCAAAGCTGCTCCTACACCAGACAGCTCAAGCGAGGATAGCGACAGTGaaagtgaggatgaagaacaGGATGCTAAACCTGCTGCGAAATCTGCCGCTAAGCCTGTCGCTCCCGAGCCAGGCAGTTCTTCaagcgaggaggaggattctgatgatgagatggttgaTGAATCCATGCACATTGAGGATCGCGAAGGACAGCTCGCCCTCCCCAACTTCATTGCTCCTGACTTTGTCCTTCGCAAGGGCGATGATGGCACAAACGGCCGCGATGTTGCTGAGATCTGCAACAAGGCGAACCTAGAGGGCAAGCAATTTTGGTACTTCACAGTTCCTTCCAATGTGCCCATCTCAGTTGTTCAGAATCTTGAGATCCCCATGAACCAGTCTCAGTCTACCGATAAGCTGTTTTCTCACAATGGCGAGGACTATGGTGTCTCCTTTGAGAGTATTGCCCCCAAGGGAAATATTCAAATCATGATTCCCTCTGATCGCCCTCAATACCAGCCCG CCACCAAGCAGATCGACCAAGTTATgcaggtcaagaagatcacaCAACTTGGCTCCACTAACTCTGTCGCCCCTGTTCCCAAGCCAGCCCCTCGTGCTCAGCCCACTGGCCTAAAGGCTCGATACCAACCCATCGGAGTCAACGAGCCCATGGGAAGCAtcggtgatgatgaggacgTCGAGATGGGCGATGCTCCCGTTCTGTCGGCCAAagctgccaagaaggaaaagaagcgCAAGTCAAAGGAGACTTCTGaaaagaagcagaagaagggaCAGAGCATCCCCGAGCCCCCCAGCTCTCGAACAACCGAAGCACCAACTCCCGATACACGCAAGAACAAGCGAAAGCTAGCAGCCTCTGAAGATGATGCCGTAGCCGTAGCCGAGCAACTTCAAGAGGAGACTAAGCTTGCAGCAAGcaagtccaagaagcaaaagacaAACCGAGCTGGAAGCCCCGATCTGGGCTCTGAGCCAGCGTCTGCAGCCGCAAAGAAGTACACCCCTGTCTTGCCTCCCGCAATCCCTACAGCAGGAACCCCTACTCCCAAGTCTGCTTCCACGCCTGTTACAAGCAgcaagaagcaaaagaaagaCAAGGAGGCTTCAGTGCCCGCTCCCCGACAGAGCGTGGTACCCATACCCTCTATCCCCCACTCCTCCCCTCCCAGATCCTCTCCTGCGCGCGCTCCTGCATCACAGCTTCCTGCCTCACCTAGCCAGGGTAAGGAGAAACGAGCCAAAAAGCGAAAGGAtaaggatggcaagaagacTCCCTCGGGCAAGAAGGAGACCCCTGTAGTCCCCCCTGTGCCTCTATCTTCCTCGGAATAG